DNA sequence from the Streptomyces sp. MST-110588 genome:
GCAGCGCCGTGGCCAGGGCCGCGCCCTCGCCCGGCACGGCACTGCCGCCCTCCCCCACCCAGGGGATCGCGGTGACCACGACGGCGTCGCAGCGGTCGTCGGCCAGGGCTTCCTTCAGGGCGGTACGGAAGTCGCCGGGGGTCGCCGAGGAGGCCAGGACGTGCGGGCGCAGGGGCCGCAGCCCTTCGGTGAGACAGGCGTCGTACGTCAGCAGGGCCAGCGCCTCGGAGTTGCCCAGGATCGCCACCCGCGGGCCCGTGGGCAGCGGCTGGGAGGCCAGCAGCAGTCCGGCGTCGATCAGCTCGGTGACGGTGTCCACCCGCAGTACGCCGGCCTGGCGCAGCAGGGCGGAGACCGTGCTGTCGGGGATACGGGTGGTGGGGACGGTGTGTCCGGGCGGGGCGGTGCCGTTGTGGCGGGCGCCCTTGGCGACGACGACCGGCTTGACGGCGGCCGTGCGGCGGGCGAGGCGGGTGAACTTGCGCGGGTTGCCGATCGATTCGAGGTAGAGGAGCGCCACGTCGGTGTCCGGGTCCTCGTACCAGTACTGCAGGAGGTCGTTGCCGGAGACGTCCGCGCGGTTCCCGGCGGAGACGAAGGTGGAGATGCCGCAGATCCCGCCGTCCCCCGGGCCGCGCTGGTGGAGGCCGCTGAGCAGGGCGATGCCGATCGCGCCGGACTGGGTGAACAGGCCGATCCGGCCGGCGCCGGGCATCTGGGGTGCCAGCGAGGCGTTGAGGCGGACGGCCGGGGCGGTGTTGATCAGCCCGAAGGCGTTGGGACCGATCAGGCGCATGCCGTACGAACGGACCTGGCGCAGCAGGTCGCGCTGACGCTCCCGGCCCGGCGGCCCGGACTCGGCGTACCCGGAGGAGAGGATGACCAGGCCCTGGACGCCGTGTTCGCCGCAGTCCCGGACCACTTCGGGGACCTGGGCGGCGGGCACGGCAAGGAGGGCGAGGTCGACGGGCTCGGGGATGTCCCGGACCCGCCGGTAGGCCGGTACGCCCTCGGGCTCCAGCCTGCCGCCGCTTTCGGGGAAGGCGTGGTTGACCGCGTACGTACGGCCCGTGAAGCCGGAGCCGAGGAGGCTGCGCAGCGCGGAGCGGCCGACGCCGCCGGGGGTGCGGCCCGTACCGACGACGGCGACCGAGCCGGGGGCGAGCAGGCGCTGCACCGAGCGGGCCTCGGCACGCTGCTCACGGCCGCGCATCACGGCCATGGACCGCTCGGTGGGCTCCAGGCCGAACTCCAGGCGGACCACGCCGTCTTCGAAGGTGCGCTTGTGGGTGTAGCCGGCGTCCGTGAACACCTTGATCATCTTGGAGTTGGCGGGCAGCACCTCGGCGGCGAAGCGGCGGATGCCGCGCTCCTGGGCGACGGCGGCGATGTGCTCCAGGAGGGCGGAGGCCACACCGCGGCCCTGGTGGGCGTCCTGGACGAGGAAGGCCACCTCGGCCTGGTCGGCGCCGGGCTCCTTGGCGGGCAGCCCGCGCTCGTCGATGCGGTCGTAGCGGACGGTGGCGATGAACTCGCCGCCGACGGTGGCCGCCAGGCCCACCCGGTCGACGTAGTCGTGATGGGTGAAGCGGTGCACGTCGCGGTCGGACAGGCGGGGATAGGGCGCGAAGAAGCGGTAGTACTTCGACTCGTCGGAGACCTGCTCGTAGAAGGAGACCAGCCGCTGGGCGTCGTCGGGCGTGATGGGGCGGATCCGGGCGGTGCCGCCGTCGCGCAGCACCACGTCGGCTTCCCAGTGCGCCGGGTAGGCGGACTCCGACAAGGTCGACATGCGCACAGCGTACGACCCGCCACCGACAACCGGCTCGGCATGCGTGCCCGTACCGCGCGGGCAGGCTGAGCGGGCGGGAGGGATACCGGCCGAAAGGCGGGGAAGACGACCGCCGGGCGCGGAAAAGGCGAGGTCAGGGCGCGGGAAAGGAGAGGCCGGGACGTGGCCGCGCCGGAGCACTCCCAGCAGCGTGCGACACTGGTCTAGACAACCCGCAACGACTTGAAGGGCAACACCATGGCTGAGCGCCGCGTCAATGTCGGTTGGGCCGAGGGTCTGCACGCCCGCCCCGCCTCGATCTTCGTCCGTGCGGCCACCGCCGCCGGGGTGCCCCTGACGATCTCCAAGGCCGACGGCAAGCCCGTCAACGCCGCTTCCATGCTCGCGGTGCTGGGCCTGGGCGCCCAGGGCGGCGAGGAGATCATCCTGGCCTCCGAGGCCGAGGGCGCCGACGCCGCGCTGGACCGCCTGGCCAAGCTCGTCGCCGAGGGCCTGGACGAGCTGCCCGAGACCGTCTGAGCCCCGAGCCGGGCTCCGGTCCCCGCGGGCCCTTCGGGGACCCCGGGATCCGGCACGCGCGGCCCTGTCGCAAAGACCGTACGACGGTCGCCGCGGCAGGGCCGTTTTCTTTGCAGACACCTGCTCGCAGACACCCGGCTCGCAGACACCCGGCTCGAAGATTTCCGGCTCGAAGATTCTTGGCTCGGGGATTCCCGGCTCGAAGGATTCCGGCTCGAAGAACCTCGGCCGTACGTCGTGCCGCGCCGCGGAACTTACGGGGAGGCGGTCCCGGAGCACGCATCGCCCACCCGCCCGATCCCGATCCACCCTTTCCTTTTCCGGCCCGAATCCCGTATACACCGGAATTGTTAATTGCGGGCACGCGCCGTGTTGACGGGATGTTTCGCGGTGCTCACCACGTGCGCGGCGGGACGGCGCAGCCGGTAGGCCGGCAGCGCCCGCTCGATGTGCGCCGCCATCAGGGCCCGGGCCCGCTCCCCGTCCCCGCGGCCCACCGCGTCCACCACCGCCCCGTGCTCCCGCCACGACTCGGCGGCCCGGGCGGGCGGCCCGACCACGTACATCCACTCGATCTTGCGCCGTAACTGGGTGAGCAGCGCGGTCAGGCTCGGGCTGCCGGACGCCTGCGCCAGCGTCCCGTGGAACCAGCCGTCCAGTTGACGCAGGTCCGCGGCGAGCCCGTGGCGGGCCCTGGCCTGTCCCAGTTGCACCAGCGCCCGCAGCACCTTCAGGTGGGTGGGGGTGCGGCGGGCCGCCGCGCGGGCCGCGCCCAGCGGCTCCAGCAGGGCCCGCATCTCCAGCAGGTCGGCGGCCTCCTGTTCGGTCGGCTCGGCGACACAGGCACCGGCGTGCCGGCGGGTGGTGACGAACCCCTCCGACTCCAGGGTGCGCAGTGCCTCCCGTACGGGGACGCGGGAGACCCCGTAACGGCCGGCGAGCAGTTCCTCGACGAGGCGGCTGCCCGGCGCCAGGGCGCCGGAGACGATGTCGTCGCGGATCGCCGTGCACACCGCGTGCGCGGAAATATGGCCTCGCATCGTCCGTGCCTCCCCGCGATTCCCGGGAAACGCCGCCGGTCGGCGGCTTTTCCGTGACTCTATTCGACCGTGGTCGCCTTTCCGGTGGCCTTCTCCCGTTCATGGATATGTTTTGGCCATGAGCACGGGTGACGGAAACCCGTGGAGGGAAATCCGCCCGAAAACGCCGGAACCCCGGCCGGGGCCGGGGTCGGAGTCGGGGGAAGCGACGGTCTTCTCGTCAGGGGCGACGGTCTTCCCGTCAGACGTTGACGCCGTGTGAGCGCAGGTACGCCACGGGGTCGATGTCCGAGCCGTAGTCGGGCGACGTACGGGCCTCGAAGTGCAGGTGCGGGCCGGTGGTGTTGCCCGTGTCGCCCGACAGGGCGATCTGCTGTCCCGGCATGACGGTCTGGCCGACCTGGACGCTGATGGAGGAGAGGTGGCCGTACTGGGTGTACGTGCCGTCGTTCATCTTGATGACGACGTTGTTGCCGTACGCGCCGCCCCAGCCGGCCTCGACGACGGTGCCCGCGCCGACCGCGTGGACGGTGGTCCCGGAGCCGGCGTGGAAGTCGACACCGGTGTGGCTGCCGGAGGACCACAGGCCGCTGGACGCCTTGTACTGGGTGGAGACGTAGGAGCCGTCGATCGGCGCGACGAAGGCGTTGAGGCGCTTGCGCTCCTCCTCGCGGGCGGCCCGCTCCTTGGCCTCGCGGTCCTTCTTGGCCTTCTCCTCGGCCTTGCGCTTGGCCTCTTCGGCGCGCTTGAGGGCCTGCTGCTCGGCCTTGGCCTGGGCGGCGGCGGCCTCGGCAGCCTCCTGCTGGGCGTCGGCCTGGGCCGTGAGGTTGTCGGCGAGCTCGTCACCGATGGCGACGGCCTGGCGGAGGCCGGTGTCGTGCAGGCTCGCGTCGTCCGTGCCGGCGGCCATCGCGGGGGAGGC
Encoded proteins:
- a CDS encoding bifunctional GNAT family N-acetyltransferase/acetate--CoA ligase family protein, with protein sequence MSTLSESAYPAHWEADVVLRDGGTARIRPITPDDAQRLVSFYEQVSDESKYYRFFAPYPRLSDRDVHRFTHHDYVDRVGLAATVGGEFIATVRYDRIDERGLPAKEPGADQAEVAFLVQDAHQGRGVASALLEHIAAVAQERGIRRFAAEVLPANSKMIKVFTDAGYTHKRTFEDGVVRLEFGLEPTERSMAVMRGREQRAEARSVQRLLAPGSVAVVGTGRTPGGVGRSALRSLLGSGFTGRTYAVNHAFPESGGRLEPEGVPAYRRVRDIPEPVDLALLAVPAAQVPEVVRDCGEHGVQGLVILSSGYAESGPPGRERQRDLLRQVRSYGMRLIGPNAFGLINTAPAVRLNASLAPQMPGAGRIGLFTQSGAIGIALLSGLHQRGPGDGGICGISTFVSAGNRADVSGNDLLQYWYEDPDTDVALLYLESIGNPRKFTRLARRTAAVKPVVVAKGARHNGTAPPGHTVPTTRIPDSTVSALLRQAGVLRVDTVTELIDAGLLLASQPLPTGPRVAILGNSEALALLTYDACLTEGLRPLRPHVLASSATPGDFRTALKEALADDRCDAVVVTAIPWVGEGGSAVPGEGAALATALREAAGGGAAKPVAVVHLAMDALAEALGTGLPPGTDPGPDTGTELRPPTEEGGSTAPVRPPTVPADSATSVAPATSAIPIAPRIPAYPAAERAVRSLAEAVRYAQWRQDAAEPGRVPEYDDIQEAAAGADIERLLNDLTRDADPARPVPLPPDATRALLARYGIHVRPALPAPDPDAAVRAAAGLGYPVALKTTAPHLRHRPDLGGVRLDLPGEAELRRAYAELTDSLGTPEELRPVVQSMVPRGVDTLVRAAIDPAAGAVLTFGLAGAPSQLLGDTAHRLIPATDRDVAGQIRSIRTAPLLFGWRGSQPVDTAALEELLLRVSRLVDDHPEVVGVDLEPVVVAPHGVSVLEAVVRLARPPATTDLGPRRLPAY
- a CDS encoding HPr family phosphocarrier protein; its protein translation is MAERRVNVGWAEGLHARPASIFVRAATAAGVPLTISKADGKPVNAASMLAVLGLGAQGGEEIILASEAEGADAALDRLAKLVAEGLDELPETV
- a CDS encoding GntR family transcriptional regulator, with the translated sequence MRGHISAHAVCTAIRDDIVSGALAPGSRLVEELLAGRYGVSRVPVREALRTLESEGFVTTRRHAGACVAEPTEQEAADLLEMRALLEPLGAARAAARRTPTHLKVLRALVQLGQARARHGLAADLRQLDGWFHGTLAQASGSPSLTALLTQLRRKIEWMYVVGPPARAAESWREHGAVVDAVGRGDGERARALMAAHIERALPAYRLRRPAAHVVSTAKHPVNTARARN
- a CDS encoding M23 family metallopeptidase → MAFTRATGKHRRPSRSARTTRNIAGIATLAASGVMASVASPAMAAGTDDASLHDTGLRQAVAIGDELADNLTAQADAQQEAAEAAAAQAKAEQQALKRAEEAKRKAEEKAKKDREAKERAAREEERKRLNAFVAPIDGSYVSTQYKASSGLWSSGSHTGVDFHAGSGTTVHAVGAGTVVEAGWGGAYGNNVVIKMNDGTYTQYGHLSSISVQVGQTVMPGQQIALSGDTGNTTGPHLHFEARTSPDYGSDIDPVAYLRSHGVNV